The nucleotide window TAAGCTGCTGATTGTGTTACGCTTTTTCTAACGACTAGCAAGCGGCGTAGCCGCGTCTAGCAAGGAAAGCGTAGCTTTCCGGTCTGTCGACTGCAAGGAGACTCCCTATGCCTGAAACCGTGCGCTTGAAAGTATTCCATCTGGACAGTGAAGCACAGGCCTGTCTTGCTCAGCTGTTTGAGCTGCGCCTCGATGAGATCTGGGCGGGGGGATTGCATACCTGTCTGGGGCAGGATATGAACCGCGCCTGCTGGCTGCGGTTCCGGCTGGATGATGAACACTGGATCGAGGTCAGTGTTGTACGGCATCCGTTTAAGGATGGTTTTACCGTTGGCTGTCTGGCGGTCAACGAGGTGGAAGCGGTTGTGCCCCGTCCGGATCAGTGCAGCTGGATTAGTCTGCCGCTGGCAGCCAGGCTGGTGTCGATTGATATCTATGAGCAGCGGGAACTGATCGATATTGTTGCCTCCGATCTGGAAATTCCCTCTGAATCGCTCAATTATGACTCACTGTTAGTGCTTCATCTGGATAATGGTTCGGCCATTATGCTGGGGATGGAGCAGGACTTTGTCGATGGCGAGCTGGTGATATTGCAGACGGATCAGCCTGAAGAGCAGGTCGGGCCCGGACTTCGACTCCGGCGTAAACTGGAAAGTCACTAGTACTTGTAGGTAGCCAGAGCGTCGCTTCGCGACGTGCTGATTGTCAGACGCGGCAGAGCCATTTGCGAGGAAAACGACAAAAAAACCGCCTGAATCGGCGGTTTTTTTAATGGCTCATGTTGCGATCATGCACGGCCGGTAAATTTACGCTCTTCGACGTTGACTTTGATCCGGTCGCCGCTGGAGATATGTTCCGGCACCTGAACAACCAGGCCGGTTGATAGCTTGGCAGGCTTGGTCCGGGCGGTTGCAGAGCCTCCCTTGATAGAGGGGTCCGTTTCGATGATCTCAAGTTCTACAACACCTGGCAGGTCCAGCGCTACCGGGACATCATTAACAACGACCACGTGCATACCCTGCAGGTCTTCGGTGATAAACATCAGCTCATCTTCGATAGCGTCTTTGTTCATGCTGTAGGATGTGTAATCTTCGCTGTCCATAAAGACATACTCATCGCCATCAGCGTATGAGAATGTCACTGCACGGCGGGTCAGGTCAGCCAGTGTCAGCATATCGGAATCCTTAAAGGTTTCATCGATCTTGTGATTGGTTGACACATTGTACATGCGCATACGATAGAGGCTGCCACCAGCACGTCCCTGAGGGACTGAGCGCTCGATATCGCGAATAATGTAGGCTTCGCCATTAATGTCGATTGCTGCGTTTCTTTTTATTTCACTAGCTTTTGGCATGGTACGGGTTCCAGAATGAAAATGTATGGGTAGTATAATCAGGTCCATCGCCGGAAAAAATGGGGCGGTAGCAATTAAGTAGATAAAGATGACTTTAGTTGAGCAACTATAGCGCTATCCGGCCGGTTTAACTATTTGTGGCGGCATCGTGATGCAGAAACTTACTTCTGTGAAGCTAGTCGGTGTTGTACCGTCCAGTGAAGGTTGCTCAATAGCGAACCATAACCGCCTTACTGCTCAGCTGCTAAGTGATTTGATTATAGCGCCAGAGAGGTAACGAAGATGAGCGATCAAATAACAACTCAGGGGAGCTGCTTGTGCGGCGCGGTGACGCTGCGAACCGGATCTATGTCCGCTTCGGTGGGGGCCTGTCACTGTAGTATGTGCAGAACCTGGGGCGGTGGTCCGTTGTTGTCCGTTGACTGTGCCACTGATCTGCAGATTACCGGTGCGGAGCATATTACCCGCTTTCAGTCATCCGACTGGGCCGAGCGTGGCTTTTGCCGTCAGTGCGGCAGTCATCTGTTTTACCACCTGAAGCAGAACGATCAGTATATTGTTCCGGTGGGATTCTTTGAGGTATCGTCCGGCATGAGCCTTGATCATCAGATTTTTATCGATGAGAAGCCGGAATATTATGCTTTCGCCAATGTGACCAACAACCTCACCGGTGCGGAAGTCTTTGCGAAATACGCCGGGGATTAACCAGCGACCGGCCAGGCAAGGCGCCGCTAAGGCGCTTTGGCTGTCTGTAAGGGGCTGTGTCAGGGGCTCTGTGTCAGAGTCGCTGTGGCCGCTCAAATAGTTCCGGGTCCAGTTCATAGGGCAGATCCAGGCGTACCAGTGGCTGATCGTTGTCGTCCAGCGTCAGTATCGCACTGTCATCATCAAAACTGGTTTTAAGCAGTACCGCCAGCAGTTCCCCCCCATTTTCTGAGTCCATCGCTGCGCTGACAACCGTGCCGACGCCTGCCCGGTCTGCTGTATTGATCGCAGTGCCGGGAACGGGGGGCTTCGCCGCGGTAAATGCCAGCCGGTACATCGGCCGGTTGAGCTTACCCCGGTGTTGCAGGCGGGTCACGACTTCCTGGCCGGTATAGCAGCCCTTGGTGAAACTGACTCCGTCGAAGCTTTGCAGGTTGGTCATCTGCGGAATAAAGGTTTCGAGGGTTTCTTGCTGCAGTGAGGGGAGACCGCTACGGATCTCTTGCAGTTTCCAGCTGTTTGTATCGGCCAGTGATGCTGTTGTTAGCAGTGTCTTTAACAGCGGTTCTGCCTGTTGTACAGGTAGCCACAGCTCAAACCGGTCGCCGGGGACCCGGATCAGTACGCCCTCATGGCCAGCGCTGCATTCACCGGTTTCTGCCGGGATATTGAAGCCCTGAGCCGATAGTAAAGTGGCGGCCTGCTCGCCGCAGAACCCTAGTCCGATGATCTCTTCTGAACGGTCATGGCTCTCAGCCTTTGAGAAGATCATGTATTTTTTAAGGTTGGCCATCGCCGTGGCGAGAATCGGCCGTTCAGTGCGCAGCCAGAAGTCGCTTTCGACCGGCATGATGCGACTCAGGCTGACCATTGCCCCCTTAATGTTGCAGTGTGAACCCAACAGGCTTTTTCCTGCACTGACGAGTTGCACATCACAGGAGAGTTGTCCTTGCAGAAACTTCTCTGCATCAGGCCCGGTTACATCGAACAGGCCCAGATGGGTCAGCGGGGTAATCGTTGCAGGCGTATGGGTAACGGCAGCAGAAACCTGGCAATTACCCGACTCATCAACCTGAACACCCAGTGTATTAAGTGTATCTAACCAGCTCATAATAAAACCTGAAATCAAAAGTATGTAAGTACCTACTAATCAGTAGATCCCTGAGTTTTATGCTTTGTCTAGCTACTAGCCAGCGCCTCGTTCACGAGTCGCTGATAGCCTGCCCAAGGCGAACCGTGTCATCAGCCTTCAGGGATTCCGACCACTCGATCGCCTCTTTACCAAACAGCAGCACAACCGTGGAACCCAGTTTAAAGCGACCCATCTCTTCGCCCTGTTGCAGTATAACCGGCTCTGTCGGTTTGCGGTGATCCGTGCGCCAGCTGTTTTTCTGCGGTGGGGCTACCTGCCCCCCCCAGACTGTTTCAATACCGGCCACAATCATCGCGCCCACCAGTATCATCGCCATCGGCCCCAGTTCTGTATCAAATATTGCCACCAGACGCTCATTACGGGCGAACAGGTTATCGACGCCTTTGGCGGTGGTCTGATTAACCGAATAGAGATCGCCCGGCACGTAGATGCTTTCCCGCAGGGTGCCGGTGACCGGCATATGCACCCGGTGATAATCGCTGGGTGAAAGATAGATGGTGGCGAAACGGCCGTGGAGAAACAGCTCCGCCAGATCGGCGTGGCCACCTAGCAGTGTACTGAGTCCGTAACCACGGCCTTTTGCCTGCAGGATGCGGCCATAATCGATAGCGCCAATCTGACTGATCGAGCCGTCGGCAGGTGACACGACCGCAGCAGTATCGAGTGGACGCATGCCCGGTTTGAGTGCGCGGGTAAAAAAGGCGTTGAAATTTTCAAACTGATCCAGATCTTCGATCTGAGCTTCTGACATATTAACCCGGTACTGTCTGGCAAATGTCTTGATAAAGGGGCGTCTGATCCAGTTGCAGCGGCTTTCGGCCAGATAACCGACCGCCCGGGACAGCAGGTGTTGAGGCAACAGGTGTTGCAGCAGAATAAACAGGGAGTCTTTCACAGTCAGGTATCCGAAAAAAGTATGTATAAAAAGCTCTTATAACAAAAATTTTGAAAAAAGTTGTTTAGTCATATAGCCCGACAGAATAGCCCCGACAGATCGGGTCATTCAATAAGGCTCAGGATTCAATCGGTGTATCGTTCCGGTTGCCCCATTCAAACCAGGAGCCATCGTAGCAGCGTACCTTGTCGAACCCAAGGTGTTTTGTGAACAGATAGCTCAGGCCTGAGCGGCGGTGGGTCTGGCAGTGAGTGATCACTGTTTTATCCGGGGTCACCCCGAGCTCGGCCAGTTCTGCCATTATCTCTTCAGCCGGACGCAGTTGCGGGTTTTCCGGGGAGACCAGTGCACGGGTCCACTCATAATTAACCGCACCGGGAATATGTCCCCCCCGTTTCGCATTAATAACCTTTTCGCCAGAATACTCTGCCGCAGAGCGGACATCGAGAACGATGTGGCTGGCATCGGCAATATGAGCCTCAATGTAGGCAATATCTGCCAGATAACCGGGTTTGAGTGTCACCGGGTAAGCGCTGGCGTCGGCCTGATTGACCGTGGTTTCAAGTATTTGCCCGGCACTGGTCCAGGCCGGCAGGTGCCCGTTAAGGAAAGAGCAGTGCTGATGACCAATGCTGTGTAGTGTCCAGATCATACGCCCGGCCCAGGGGCCCATCTGGTCATCATAGACCACAATATGTCTGTCCGGTGTCAGACCGATGTCACTCAGCAGGGCACTTATCTGCGCCGGTTCTGGCATTTTGTTTGGCACACTGCCATGACCGCACAACAGTCTTGCCGGGTCGGCATGAATAGCGCCGGGGATATGGCCTTTGAGGTAGTTTTCTGCTGAAGAGAGATCAACAATCAACAGATCATTATTTGGCAGTGCATTTGCCAGTTGGGTGGCAGAGATAACCAGTGGCAGATTCATTTTTTGGCTCCGGCGCGTAATTTATAGACATGATCCAGACAGCGTCCGGCGGTATTACACAGGTCTTTGAATTTTTTATGGTGAAAGCTCTGTATCCCTTCGGGCTCGCCATCCCGGTCGGCATAGATAATGACCACCGATCGATTAGAGGCAATCAGTGACATCAACAGGTAGTCCTGGTCACTGATATGGCGGCTGAACGTGGCTGGCAGCATCATACTGATTTGCTGACGATTAATCTGATTGACCAGCAGGCAACCCTGTTTTTCGTTAAGCCGGCTGAACAGGTTTTTAGGGCCCAGTGTATGGATTGACTGCGGCAGGGGGTGTCCATCCTCGAAGCCCATCGCTTTGATGACTTTCAGGGTGTTACTTTTGGGTGGCAGGATAATCAGTGCCGCGTGCTTCATGCCCAGACCGTCAATCAGCCCTTTTAGCAGATCATTGAGTACCTGTGCAGCCTGGGTATAGTCATCCCCCGGCGCTTTGAATCGCTGCAGATGCTGTTGGTAGAGATCTTCGTTGAGGAAAGCCTCATCGGGCTCTGCGAGTGCTGCCGGGTCTTTACCCGGTGGTTGGTTTTCAGCGGCAGCGACCTCACTGTTTTGTTCCTCTGCCGGTTGTTCTGTGGCTGAAGTATTATCAGACGCTGTTTTTTCAGTGTTAACGGGCGCGCCTGAGTTATCGCCTTCTGATGTGTTGCAGGTGCTTTTATTGCCAGCCTGCGGTGCCGGTTTGTCGAGGGGTAAACCAAACAGTTTTCTGTCAGTCGCCGTGAGCCTGTAGGTGGGCGACAGATCTGCGTCCAGCATCAGCATTTCAGCGGCGGGGGAGAGCGTTCCGGGCACATGATAGCTGCGTGAAGCTAACACGCAGTTCTTGTGCAGGAAAGCGAAGGTATGGTTCAGCTCGGCCCGCAGGTAATCATTTATTATATCGATCAGGTGGAGTGTTGCTTCTTTGCCCCAGCCATAGTTTGCTGCCAGCGCCAGCCAGTTGCCCAGTTTAACCGGGAAAAACTTTTGCTGAGTCAGATGGTTTAGCTGACGTAGCTGATCGCCATCCAGACGGGGATCGCTGAGCGCACGCTGGTGTAACTGGAGAATCAACTGTCGGTTCAGGGGGGTGCTGTTTTCCAGCGTTACTCTGGCCAGTGAAGAAACCGGCCAGCGGCTCAGCAGTCGTTTGGATATGCCGTCGATGGTGCAGCCCAGCACCCGGGTTTCCGCCAGTTCAGGCGGGACATTTTTTTCCCGGATCATAATCTGAATCTTGCTCATCTGCTGTGGCGCAAAATACCACAGCATCCAGTGACCGATATTGTAAAACAGGGCTGCCAGATAGCTCTCTTCGGCAAACATTCCACCGCGGCACTGTTTTAACCACTGATGTACCTGAGTCGCTGCATGATGACTGTTTGCAACTGAGCGGAAGTACATTTTCTGAGCGGTACTGGCCGGATTCAGGCGGATGGTGGGCAGGCTGTTGATCAGGTGTTCCAGTTTATGCAGCCCCAGCGAGCCGATGGCGTGATCGATACTGGTGATTTCAGACTGTTTTTCATCATGCAGCCTGCCGGCAGCCAGAGCCACATGAAAGCAGAGCAGGGGGTCGCCTTTGATCAGTTTGCTCAGATGCATAACCGAACAGTTCTGTTCGCTTAGTTTACTCTGCAGCCGTTTGATAATGCTGAGCCTGACCGGTGGTTGCTGTTCGCTGAGGAATCGGTACCACTGTTCGGCATTCTGAGGGTTCTGTTGTTCGGTCATGCGTCCTAAGGCCCGTCAATCCTGGTTCAGGGAGTTCAGAATATGTTTGTAGCTGTTAACCCGCTGCTCACTGATCTTGCCCTCTTCGATTGCACCTTTGATTGCGCAGCCGGGCTCCTTTTCATGGTTACAGTCTCTGAATTTACAGTAACCGATAAAGGGGGCGAACTCCCTGAAGCCATCGAGAAGGTTGTTTTCATTGATGTGCCACAGAGCAAATTCACGGATTCCGGGGGAGTCGATAAGGTCGCCGCCTTCCGGGAAATGAAATAACCGGGCGGTCGTGGTGGTGTGGGTGCCCTTGCGGGTGGCCTCGGACAAGGCGCCCACTTTGAGGTCTATGCCCGGTAGCAGGGCGTTAATCAGAGATGATTTCCCGACTCCGGACTGACCCACAAAAACACTGATGCGGTTATTCAGTTGTTGCCGGAGGGGAGCCAGCCCCTCTTTATCCATTGATGAGACCTGCATCACCTGATAGCCGATGGAGTGGTAGAGGTTGATCATCGACTCCACCCGCTGACGATTTTCATCGTTTAGCAGGTCGGTCTTGTTGAGCAGGATGATCGGTTCGATACCACTGAGTTCGGCGGCCACCAGGTAGCGGTCAATCAGGTTGTAATGGGCCAGCGGTTCGACGGCGATGGTGATGACGATCTGGTCAATATTTGCCGCGACCGGTTTCAGTTCGCCGTGGTTGTTCGGACGTTGCAGAATGGTAGTGCGTGGCAGGGTCGCCACGACCACGCCATATTCGGCACCGGCACGCCAGATAACCCGGTCACCGGTGACCAGAGCATCCAGGTTGGTGCGCATATGGCAGCGAAAGATCTGTCCGGCCGCTTCGCCTTCCTGTGCTTCTACGTCAACCTGCCGGCCAAAGTGAGAGATGATCTGGCCGTGCTGTTCCGGTCCCAGATCGCCGCCTTCCAGTTGCTGGTCGATATCTGAATCTTTGCGGGCTGCCCGTTGGGCACGCTCGTCCTGAATCTTTTGTACGCGCCAGGTCTGGCGTCGGTTAAGCTTTCGTTTCGACATTTATCAGCTAATTCTGGTGTAGGGGTGAATTTTCACAACGTGCTAAGGTATTCTATTAAGCAATAATTTTACAGTACTGGCACTAAGGAATACTAATATGTCACGGCAGAATAACCTGATCTGGATCGATCTTGAGATGACCGGCCTGGATCCGGAGCATGACAGAATCATTGAGATCGCAACTATCGTAACAGATTCGCAGCTGAATATTCTTGCTGAAGGGCCAAATCTGGTCGTGCATCAGTCGGATAAACTGTTAGACGGTATGGATGAGTGGTGTACCAAGCAGCATGGCCAGTCCGGTCTGACTCAGAAAGTACGGGATTCGCGGATCAGTGAACGTCAGGCTGAGCTGGATACGATTAGGTTTATCAATGAGTATGTGGACCAGGGTGCTTCGCCGATCTGTGGCAACTCAATTGGCCAGGATCGCCGCTTTCTGGTGAAGTATATGCCGGAGCTGGAGGCGTGGTTCCACTACCGTAATCTGGATGTCAGTACTATCAAAGAGTTGGCCCGGCGCTGGGCGCCTGAAGTGCTGGATGGGGTCGTGAAAAAGGGCAGTCACCTGGCGATGGATGATATTAAAGACTCAATCAATGAGCTACAGCACTATCGCACCACGTTTTTTAATAGATAAACGCTGACGCTTGCGTCATGCTCTCAGTATGGTGGCGTTTTGCGTCGGAAGAAGACTTACTATTTTTATTCTGCCAAATGCATACCGGGGAACTGAATCTGGAAACTGCTGATGATTGATGAAATCGATACCATAAACTCATTCGACCAGCCGCCCGCCGGTGAAAAGCTGGCGATGTCAGTTGAGGAACTGGATAAGATTCTTCGTCTGCAGCAGACTATTTTTGCTCAGGTTGCTGGCAACGGGGCGTTTCTGGACACTCTGAATGCCTTGTGTCATATGGCAGAACAGTTGTTACCAGGGTCCGTTGCTTCAATTATGCTGCGGGATGAACAGAGTGGCCTGCTCAACGTTCTGGTTGCTCCCAGTGTGCCGCAAAATGGTATTGATGCTTTGCAGGGGCTAGCTGTTGGTCCGGGCAGCGGTTCCTGTGGTAATGCGGTCATGCGTAACGAGCCGGTGTTTGTCTCGGATACGTTTACTGATCCCCGCTGGCAGGATCTCAGGCAACTGGCCCATGATTTTAATCTGTGCGCTTGCTGGTCGATGCCGGTCCGCAATAATGACGGAAAAGTCATCGGCTCATTCGCGCTCTCCTCATTTGAGCAGCGTTCTCCATCGGAGTTTCATGTCCGTTTACTGGATGTGGGTGCGTCAATGGTCAATATTGTTCTGACAAAACAGTCCCAGGAGCAGGCGTTAGAGGTGCAGCGTAAGCAGTTGATTACCGCGCTCGAATACGACAGTCTGACAACACTTCCGAATCAGTCTAAGTTGAAGCTGCAACTGAAAAACTGTACTGCGATGCAATCTCTGTTGCTGATCAATCTGGATAACTTCCGCTTTATTAATACGGCTTACGGGCCCTCATTTGGTGA belongs to Amphritea atlantica and includes:
- a CDS encoding HDOD domain-containing protein, whose amino-acid sequence is MTEQQNPQNAEQWYRFLSEQQPPVRLSIIKRLQSKLSEQNCSVMHLSKLIKGDPLLCFHVALAAGRLHDEKQSEITSIDHAIGSLGLHKLEHLINSLPTIRLNPASTAQKMYFRSVANSHHAATQVHQWLKQCRGGMFAEESYLAALFYNIGHWMLWYFAPQQMSKIQIMIREKNVPPELAETRVLGCTIDGISKRLLSRWPVSSLARVTLENSTPLNRQLILQLHQRALSDPRLDGDQLRQLNHLTQQKFFPVKLGNWLALAANYGWGKEATLHLIDIINDYLRAELNHTFAFLHKNCVLASRSYHVPGTLSPAAEMLMLDADLSPTYRLTATDRKLFGLPLDKPAPQAGNKSTCNTSEGDNSGAPVNTEKTASDNTSATEQPAEEQNSEVAAAENQPPGKDPAALAEPDEAFLNEDLYQQHLQRFKAPGDDYTQAAQVLNDLLKGLIDGLGMKHAALIILPPKSNTLKVIKAMGFEDGHPLPQSIHTLGPKNLFSRLNEKQGCLLVNQINRQQISMMLPATFSRHISDQDYLLMSLIASNRSVVIIYADRDGEPEGIQSFHHKKFKDLCNTAGRCLDHVYKLRAGAKK
- a CDS encoding sulfurtransferase, with protein sequence MNLPLVISATQLANALPNNDLLIVDLSSAENYLKGHIPGAIHADPARLLCGHGSVPNKMPEPAQISALLSDIGLTPDRHIVVYDDQMGPWAGRMIWTLHSIGHQHCSFLNGHLPAWTSAGQILETTVNQADASAYPVTLKPGYLADIAYIEAHIADASHIVLDVRSAAEYSGEKVINAKRGGHIPGAVNYEWTRALVSPENPQLRPAEEIMAELAELGVTPDKTVITHCQTHRRSGLSYLFTKHLGFDKVRCYDGSWFEWGNRNDTPIES
- the psd gene encoding phosphatidylserine decarboxylase (Phosphatidylserine decarboxylase is synthesized as a single chain precursor. Generation of the pyruvoyl active site from a Ser is coupled to cleavage of a Gly-Ser bond between the larger (beta) and smaller (alpha chains). It is an integral membrane protein.), producing MKDSLFILLQHLLPQHLLSRAVGYLAESRCNWIRRPFIKTFARQYRVNMSEAQIEDLDQFENFNAFFTRALKPGMRPLDTAAVVSPADGSISQIGAIDYGRILQAKGRGYGLSTLLGGHADLAELFLHGRFATIYLSPSDYHRVHMPVTGTLRESIYVPGDLYSVNQTTAKGVDNLFARNERLVAIFDTELGPMAMILVGAMIVAGIETVWGGQVAPPQKNSWRTDHRKPTEPVILQQGEEMGRFKLGSTVVLLFGKEAIEWSESLKADDTVRLGQAISDS
- a CDS encoding GFA family protein, with the protein product MSDQITTQGSCLCGAVTLRTGSMSASVGACHCSMCRTWGGGPLLSVDCATDLQITGAEHITRFQSSDWAERGFCRQCGSHLFYHLKQNDQYIVPVGFFEVSSGMSLDHQIFIDEKPEYYAFANVTNNLTGAEVFAKYAGD
- the yeiP gene encoding elongation factor P-like protein YeiP, whose amino-acid sequence is MPKASEIKRNAAIDINGEAYIIRDIERSVPQGRAGGSLYRMRMYNVSTNHKIDETFKDSDMLTLADLTRRAVTFSYADGDEYVFMDSEDYTSYSMNKDAIEDELMFITEDLQGMHVVVVNDVPVALDLPGVVELEIIETDPSIKGGSATARTKPAKLSTGLVVQVPEHISSGDRIKVNVEERKFTGRA
- the orn gene encoding oligoribonuclease, which codes for MSRQNNLIWIDLEMTGLDPEHDRIIEIATIVTDSQLNILAEGPNLVVHQSDKLLDGMDEWCTKQHGQSGLTQKVRDSRISERQAELDTIRFINEYVDQGASPICGNSIGQDRRFLVKYMPELEAWFHYRNLDVSTIKELARRWAPEVLDGVVKKGSHLAMDDIKDSINELQHYRTTFFNR
- the rsgA gene encoding small ribosomal subunit biogenesis GTPase RsgA, whose product is MSKRKLNRRQTWRVQKIQDERAQRAARKDSDIDQQLEGGDLGPEQHGQIISHFGRQVDVEAQEGEAAGQIFRCHMRTNLDALVTGDRVIWRAGAEYGVVVATLPRTTILQRPNNHGELKPVAANIDQIVITIAVEPLAHYNLIDRYLVAAELSGIEPIILLNKTDLLNDENRQRVESMINLYHSIGYQVMQVSSMDKEGLAPLRQQLNNRISVFVGQSGVGKSSLINALLPGIDLKVGALSEATRKGTHTTTTARLFHFPEGGDLIDSPGIREFALWHINENNLLDGFREFAPFIGYCKFRDCNHEKEPGCAIKGAIEEGKISEQRVNSYKHILNSLNQD
- a CDS encoding folate-binding protein YgfZ gives rise to the protein MMSWLDTLNTLGVQVDESGNCQVSAAVTHTPATITPLTHLGLFDVTGPDAEKFLQGQLSCDVQLVSAGKSLLGSHCNIKGAMVSLSRIMPVESDFWLRTERPILATAMANLKKYMIFSKAESHDRSEEIIGLGFCGEQAATLLSAQGFNIPAETGECSAGHEGVLIRVPGDRFELWLPVQQAEPLLKTLLTTASLADTNSWKLQEIRSGLPSLQQETLETFIPQMTNLQSFDGVSFTKGCYTGQEVVTRLQHRGKLNRPMYRLAFTAAKPPVPGTAINTADRAGVGTVVSAAMDSENGGELLAVLLKTSFDDDSAILTLDDNDQPLVRLDLPYELDPELFERPQRL